TCAGGCTGTTTATTTGACAATCAAAGAGTCATGGACTTGGTTTTAAAGGATTTAATTAGTTTTAAATGTTATGCATACCAAACTTTACCATTATGAAAAGTAATTCTTTTATTAACATGTTTTTACTGTTCGCCTGTGATGAAAATAGTATTTGTATTTACTTGGGAGGTAATGCCCTTGCTAGCCCCTTAGACCACGTTATCAGAAACCACTCCCATAACAGAATTAAAATAATGACTCCACATTACTCCCAAGACGATCGCCTTAATTATTATACACAAAAGTAAGCTTTGTAGTTTACCAACGGTGCACGTATGCTTTATACTCATATAAAAATGCTGAAGTTACTATATTTCTTATTGCTGTGtacatatattatattagtTATGTAATTAAACTTTCCACAGACATATATTCAATTATTTCTGTTCTAAATAATAGAGGGTAATTGCTACCAGGCAGCAGTATTTTTTATAATGTATTTAGTATTGActgataataaatatataatgtagatTATAAATACCAGTTCATGATTGGGATTTTAATGCAAACGCATGTACATTTATCTAATCACCTAATTTCCATAAATTTCAGTCTTTTTGATCCTCTGAACAATTTTAATCAACAAAGTGACACATCAAATAGACAATAGAAATAAATATTCCACTCCGTATATGAACAGTTATGGTTTGCATCGGGATTGAGAGAAAACCGCAGGGCTGTTAAACTGTCAGCATAAAACGTGTCCTTCCCTGTGTGCCGGCTTGAACTTGACATGTGGATGATGCCTCAGTTGCACGCAGATTACCACCCACGCCTCGCTCCCTAATCCCTGCTCCTGTAACCAAGCGCACTGCTGTTCCCGCTGCACGGCTCTCGCTCCTCCCCCGGACATTTCCCATGTTTGCCTCCATTAAATCAtctgctgggtttttttttttttggcaatgGCGCCTCGTCTGTTTGGAgggattatttttgttttgtgtggagCACAAACACTTTGACTGGCATGGGACTGGATTCTCGTTGTTATGAAAATGAGCGTAAGTGATTGCTTTTTGTTATAGAGCGAGACGTGGCTCAGTTTAAATATCTGCCTATGTTGATTGTATGATttgccttttttctctttgactACTCATTCACGGTTAATTTGCCCTTCTCTACATCGACAACAGCTGTGCAGTGTGACACTATACTTGCATTACTAAGTCCCTGTTTAACTTCGGCCATCACGATCAGGTGTGACCTGCTTAGTTCCTTGGCAGTTGAACTAGTAGTCTACTCCGTCTAACACTGGTATCACTGGTTCAGTGGAACAGCCCAAATATTTCATCACCAAATCTGGGCAGCTTACTCAGTGCTGTTACTCACCACTGCTGTGCGATCCAGCAGTCATGCACACAGCATCACACGCTCCCTACCTCATGTTCCAGAGAGGATTCATTATACTTTTAGGTTGTATTGTGTTTCACTGTGGATCCTCACGATATCATGGAGTGTCAGTtggataaaaacacaaatgcaagCAGCCACAAGCAGGTGCTGTAACCGTAGAGGACTGCTGCTGGGTGAAGGTGATGATTTTAAAGCACATTTGGAAGCAGTTCACAGCGTCTCTTGTTCCTCACAGTGACCTTCTTGCTGCAGaggcaaacaaaaacacagcgtTGGCAAATGTGGGAGCAGTACTGTATTTTCACACTGCACTAGCAATGTTATTTTGTAAGATTTGTTGGGTGGTTTTGTCTGTTGCTTCATTTGTTGCAGAGATTCATTAGCACAAATTCTAGCTGTATTAAAATTAGTACGATGAGCCGGCCGGGTAACCGTTGTTACCTCAAGCTAAAAACTGCACAAAACAGTGTGAATTTGTCCGAGCTTTGCACATAATGCAGGTTTATCAGATACGCTCTAGCACATTTATTAAGCCTCAGTTATCATCTGGTACCCAATAAAATGTACTGATGTAAATGGTTGTGTGACACCCGAATTGGTAATTCATAACTTATGCTCTTTTATGTAGCTAAAGGCAGCTTAGgtccaaaaagtatttttttactaTGTGCTTCACTGATGTCTTCAGTCACAATCAGAAAGGGTaactcaaaataaatcaaaggtaAAACATgccatttcaatatttattttcctcagtGAAACCTCCTCCTGGCAATCCTAACAAATTCCAGGAACCTTTCCTGGAGAATTTGCAGAGGCCAAGTGAAACATCAAAAAAGGATCGAGGCCATCGGAAAACGGACCTATCACAACACAAAGGTAGAGCATTGTGTCTGCATCATAGGGAACGCTGATGATAGAGAGCAAAAGAGGGCAAGCCAGTGTAGAAAGAACAAAAACGTACATCGGAGCGTGACGATCAATAATCTGTGTCCTTCCTCTCTAGAAATGGCACATGCAAgatcttcatctcctccagagAATGGACCGAGGACTCTTGTGGACCAAAAATTAAAAACCCATCCACGCAGTGAGAAGTCATCAAACCATCCAAGCAGAGGATGTCAGGAGCCACGTGGGCAGTCCATCAGCACGcagggcagcggcggcggcggcggccacagccggaagaacaactcctCACCGAGCCGCCCTGAGCAGGACAGCTGCCGGGAGCAAGACAGCCGTAACAAATCCAAGTCCACCTGGAGACCCATTCGGGAGGTGCTGAACGTGGACACTGTTCTGAATGAACTGGAGCAGCGTCGCCAACAGCAACACGACAGCCCCCGTCACGGCAAGCCTCCCTCGCAGGAGAGAGCGCACGGCGAACAGAGCCGAGACCGCGAGCGGGAGTACGCGAGGGCCAGAGAGGACAGGAGGCAGAAGTGTTTGATGACGATTTACGAGGACGAGCAGCGGCACGAGACCGAGAGCCACAGCTCCGTGGAGTCGGAGAGCAGGGCCAACCAGCAGAGGGGCGGCAGACTTAAGGGAGGCCCAAAGGCACTGCTGCGAAGTGATACCTGGACCATCCAAAGGACCGAGTCCGGCTACGAGAGCAGCGATAGACTCAGCAGCGGCTCCACCAACCCCGACTCACCTGGCGTCGACGGCTTCGTCGTTAAAGACCAGCGATCGACGCCGGAGGCGCAGCTGCAAAGGTAAGAAGCGTTGTTCGATGGAGGTCACAGATTACAAGAAGTTGCACCTTTTACAAGGTATATTAATCACTCGTCGTTACAgctgtaaataaatatgtattactgTATTATGTGAATAACTACAGGTGTGGACAGGTTGAACATTTTTCGGCTCTGTCTTAAAACAATAGGCAGGTGCACATGTAAGACTTGATTTAATATTTCCTCCTGTTCACATAGGCCATTAAAAGATTACTTTGTAATGCACATGTATTACAAGTGCATTTCTCAACTCTATTCGAAGATAATTGTAGCCTTCAGCCGTCGGAGTTTATTCTGTGCCGAACAGTTGATGTATCGATCAAAGCAAAACTTGATAAAGCTTATTCGTGGAAATTCAATAactaaatacattaaataaccAGATAGTTTTGTGAATTATTACTTCACAAATTAAAACTATACTTTTTCTCAGGAactttaaaatctttaaaattTGATTGGGtacatgtcaatgtcaatttaaTTTGTAAGTAGCACTTTTAAAGGCTAATGGCCAGCccaagtgctttacaggataaaaataatcagcagcaataaacaatGACAATTGTGACAATTAAACAACATGTATGTGATGACCACATTATTGTGTATGACAATATCCTGATATATGATTTCATGAGGACAGGATTCCATTACAGACCATATGTTATTATAGCAACATGATTGCTATTTCTAATAATACACATGCAACACATCTCTGCACTTAACTTAGATTAGGAGTTTGGTCCCTTGCATAGGAAAGCACATTAGGAATCTTTTAATGGCTGGTATGAACAGGACGAATGACTAAAGGATGAGCAACCTGTTTTAGTGTTCAAACAGGCCCCTGAGTTGCCTTAAGAATTAAAAATGTGATCCTATCCCTTGACAGGATATTTCTATGGAAATtaatgttaatatatatatttcacaatAAGTTATTAGGCTCCTCCCCATTGAAATAATGTTAAATATTGAAAGACCACATTCTTTTCAGGCGTTGGATCTTAGCTTTGCAATATTTGGTTTGAATGACCATGAAAGTGTGTTTGAGTGTTACTTTCTGTTCTTTCTGCTTTTCCAAAAAATATTGACATACCATGAAAACAGGATTGATTTAAAACTTGTGTTGAataattgtatatattttttaaattttcagtCAGCTGCACAGAAAGGGAGGCGATGCCAAATCGAGTACAACCTCCTCACCTTCACACAATGGTAAGTGCAAGGACGTCAAGGGctttatttttgaatatttagaCTGTAATACGTTAGTTAAATATATCGTCTAGACATGACaatttgttcaaattaataCTCAAGCcctgaaaacacattcacaTCAAGTCGTCTTTGAAAATGAATCGTGGCAGTGTTGTAAAAagcagaggtaaaaaaaaaaaagagatatggATGAAACACAACCGAATATGGTAGCATGAGTTAAAAATAAGATAACAGCATTAAAGAAAATTAGCATGTGTCATATCTAATCTGCAATACTTCCAAAGAAAGATTAACAGATAAATGAAGAATCATGAGTAGTAAATACAAGATACGAGGGTTCGGTCAGTGGAAAATTAGTTTGGCATGCATGCACACCCTAGCACACCCCTACCTCTTGTTCTATCTCTATAGTTGTGTTAGTCTAACAGACGTAGTGTGAGCTGGTGAGGTGAGAGTAATTGAAGGATTGATTTCTGAGCTCGGACTGGCTTCCTCACCTCTTCACCCAGTCAGCCCTGCCCACGCATTAATCTGATGATAATCCCACAGAGATAATTCAGATAGCACAGCTGGACGTGGGTGTCGGCATTGTCattaatgtctttctttttttgtgcagttGTTTTAGTGCGCTGCACTACTTTATCAAGGCTGCGTGCATCCAGAGCCAGTGTGTTTCCAACAGACAGCTAAAGCTGTTATCCTTGCATGGGCCTCTCGGGGGcaacagcaaagaaaaaaaaaatgagacatCTATTTTTAAAGGGAAGGAATTCAGCGCCATGCTGACTGAGCTTACTAGCTGGGTCCTCCAGCTGTGAGGAGGTCTAATGTGAATTAAACTCttctgctgccacctgctgcccAGAGGGAACATTGGTTTCATTGTATAATATGTAGATGATTTTGTCTCGAAATGGCCTCTACTTTTGTATAAATTCAGTTCTTAAGTGTGTGCATAAATCGTTCAGATTTAAGAAAGACGAGCAAGAGAAAAATAAGTCTGAATTATGTGATTAAAGTCTAAAATCTGGTTATGCCGATTCTCAATATTCTGGATTAAATCTCTTAATTCTGAGAATGAATCTCCTTCATTGCACTGAAatctatttttctctctctaatCTTCTTCATGTTTAGTCATGCCAAATATCTTTTTAGTTGTTGTGTTCTAAACATTTCCTGGCGTAGAAATGAATTAACTAAATACAGTCTGTAAAACTGTGGTAATTAGACTCCCCACTATGGAACTAGTGTAATGGCTTTAAAAGGAGTTGATCAAgccatctttattttttattgtcctCCTCTGGCACTGTGTTTTAATCAGCTGTGCTTCTGTCGTAGGTAAACATCAACCCAAACCGCAGGGAAAGAACCATGACCAAGTTCCACATTCACATCTAAAGTGCAGTCCAAGTGCGAGGTAGTGctcgtttttaaaaaaactataAATAACTTCTCCTGCTCGTTTCCATTcctataaaatatatttttccgtCTTTATTTCTTGTAGACGGAAATCAAAGTACACTTCCAGCACCTCCAGAAAAGTAGTATCCTCCGAGAGGGACTCAGCTGGTTCAGAAAACAGGCCGAGTGAGCCGACCAGCTGCAAAGGTCACGCGGGAGAAAACGCAGCCCAGAGGCACATGGCGAAAACCAGCAGCTCTGAATGGAACAGCTCCGACGATCTCGCTCTCTCTGAGCCCGATGACGGGGAAAACACCAGCGCCAATGAACTCCGCTGTCCTCGCGTGACCTCGCCCTGCAGCCCCGCCGGCGCCGCCACCGCGGAACCGCTCCAACTGAACAGTCAGCGTCCGCTCGGCAGGACGGGGTCGCCCCTCCAGCGGATCTCTCCCCACCCGGGGGAAACCGGCCACCCGGCGTCCCGACCGAGGACGCTGCAGGAACCCTTCCCGCCGAGTCCTCGTCTCTCGCCCACGTCCTGCGCCTGTCCTCACAGGAGGCCTGACATTTCGGGCCTCAGGACCTTCTCGGACGCGAGTTCAAAGTCGGGCTCCGACCCGGGGAGGAGCACGCCGTCGTCGTGCGAAAGCGAGGAAAGATCGACTGGATGCAGGGTGGAGCGAGCGGCGCCGGCTCAAGAGGTTTCTCTGACAACGTACTTCACTGTGGATAATTGCATGACGGAAACGTACCGCCTCAAGTACCACAACCAGAGGCCTCTTGTCCTCTCGGCCTCGGTGCCGCGGGCCGCGGTCGCGGGCGAGCGCAGAGATACCGGCCACACACTCCCCACTGACACATACTCACAGGATCTGCCAAAGGCCAGACCTGAAACAAGTAAGCCTCTCTAACACGCGAACCTGAGTGCACGGCCGAGCATTCTcacaacatactgtatatacccatatatttatagatatttaTTTAGCTGTGGAAGCTATTCTTTAATATCTGGTCACTCGGGCCATTGAGGACAAGGCTGTAAATCAATCAACAGGCCTATGCACCTTCTTTtgattctttttcattttgaatccattacagttttttttcaattaattctcaataaaatgtattatttcattatataatatataaaaaccacTATATAAAATTATACACAGGAGAATTTATGCCCACATCTACCTGACGGTTCTTGGAAAAGTAAAAAAccaaattatatatattgtagTATTCACTTTTCTTCTTTGAAGTGGTGTAAATGTACATACAGTATAAATCATTAAATATCATTTAAacaaggctttttttctttacaggcCATAATAGCAATAAACCCACAGCAAAATGGAACCCAGTGACAGCCAAAGGACTGGATGAACGTGGTTTTTTATGAGTGTTACTTGGCAAGGTTGGTTTACGTGGAAGGTGGTCAGTAGAGAACTAACTGGATGCCAAAGAGTTTACAGAATGGAAACATGTCTTGAAGAATCTCCAAATCGagtgtcatttatttatgcaaGCTTGTCACATaagtaaaacctttttttctgaatgCTGTTGCGTAAGCATACTGTCTTCCACTGTCTACCACAGTATTGCTGCAAGACTATTTAGTTTAACCAAAATCTAGACTGATTtaattttttacaaaatgttcttGAGTCTTTACTATTCTTTTTAATCAACGTATGTCAAGTTCCAATGTGTATTTTGTGCAGTAGTTATGCAGAAGCGCTACAGAATTGTAGATATACCGTCATATTTCAAGTAAGGCATGAAAGACAAACTGTACCGTAATCTTACAAAGATAAAAGAAGCACGTTTGAGGGCACATGACTGTTCAGTCAGGTGAAAATCTATATTTACGATACTATTTAAGATGCAGAATATGATGTCATTCTACACCACGAAATTAAAAGCAGCATGTTTGAGGTGGCTTTCTTATTTACACTAGTCAAAGAAGTAATATCTGGGTATCTTCAAACCTAATGCACATTGACGGCTTGAGGACAACAGATATTGCAACACTTAAATTACTATTTTATTGAAACAGTTATCACTTATCAGCTATTTTTTACTGTGTTTCTGCGTTAATGAACGACTGGGGGCTGTCCTGTACTTGTAAACTTCTGATGGCAAAGATTATACTGCCCTTATTCATTGATATGGAAAGATGTTTCTCAAAATGTCATTCAGCATGACCGTACAGTTCTCGGCAGTCTGCAAGCCTTTAATTTGACTGCGATGTTGTGAAGTTGGAGTAGCCCTCATGTTATGCAGTAGGTCCTTATATACCGTACGACCATGTCTCCCTGTGAATTCTACCTTGgactgtgttctttttttcttacacaGTGATGTCAAATTGTATTCTTTCCAGTCTTCCTTTAAAAGTAGACACGTCTGTATTTGCAGGTATTTTCATAACGATGCCAATATAATCAACATGCTTATTTGATAATGAGCGTACAacacaaacattatttttgtCTGTTAGATTAATGTTCTGCAGCCTGCATGTGGCCTTTTCAAAATGTTACTATCAGTGTGTGCAGCGTACGCATGAGCATGATAGtcctggactttgaatccaacAAAGAGAACTTCTATTCGATTTGACTTAATTAAATTCAATTTGCAGTTAATTTGTAAGTTTTTTTAACATTGACATGAACTTTGTCTTATGTTGTCATATTCTGTACAGTCAACATTCCAGAAAACACATAAAATCAGTGTTGTTCAattgaatatttataataattttcACTAGATTGTCTTTTCCTAAACATACAGCCATTTATGGCTATATATGGCTATATCTCTACCCAGTTAAACTCCTCACAGTCACCTaatctcc
The sequence above is a segment of the Gasterosteus aculeatus chromosome 9, fGasAcu3.hap1.1, whole genome shotgun sequence genome. Coding sequences within it:
- the usp53b gene encoding ubiquitin carboxyl-terminal hydrolase 53 isoform X1, which encodes MKWMEPVARPAHQLPPSSMSSRSKSPPNSGEAAGSNSRAWVKMFKKPGGGLKKSYQPGSMLSLALTKGLLNEPGQNSCFLNSAVQVLWQLDIFRRSLRQLSGHFCLGDACIFCALKSIFSQFQQSRERVLPSDSLRNALAETFKDEQRFQLGLMDDAAECFENILERIHLHTVSDTATDACSSKSCITHQKFAMMLYEQFVCRCCGASSDPHPFTEFVHYVSTTALCQQVDRMLGKNERLRSDMFGELLQAANNTGDQRSCPSNCGQSIKIRRVLLNRPEIVTIGFVWDAEQSDLTDDVIRALGPRLNLCGLFNRVTDENAKRSELHLVGMICFSSKHYSAFAYHTKSSKWMFFDDATVKEIGSKWKDVASKCVRGHYQPLLLFYTNPEGSPVSSEDAPRQTTMWPRYKAQMNGDLTVKPPPGNPNKFQEPFLENLQRPSETSKKDRGHRKTDLSQHKEMAHARSSSPPENGPRTLVDQKLKTHPRSEKSSNHPSRGCQEPRGQSISTQGSGGGGGHSRKNNSSPSRPEQDSCREQDSRNKSKSTWRPIREVLNVDTVLNELEQRRQQQHDSPRHGKPPSQERAHGEQSRDREREYARAREDRRQKCLMTIYEDEQRHETESHSSVESESRANQQRGGRLKGGPKALLRSDTWTIQRTESGYESSDRLSSGSTNPDSPGVDGFVVKDQRSTPEAQLQSQLHRKGGDAKSSTTSSPSHNGKHQPKPQGKNHDQVPHSHLKCSPSARRKSKYTSSTSRKVVSSERDSAGSENRPSEPTSCKGHAGENAAQRHMAKTSSSEWNSSDDLALSEPDDGENTSANELRCPRVTSPCSPAGAATAEPLQLNSQRPLGRTGSPLQRISPHPGETGHPASRPRTLQEPFPPSPRLSPTSCACPHRRPDISGLRTFSDASSKSGSDPGRSTPSSCESEERSTGCRVERAAPAQEVSLTTYFTVDNCMTETYRLKYHNQRPLVLSASVPRAAVAGERRDTGHTLPTDTYSQDLPKARPETSHNSNKPTAKWNPVTAKGLDERGFL
- the usp53b gene encoding ubiquitin carboxyl-terminal hydrolase 53 isoform X2: MKWMEPVARPAHQLPPSSMSSRSKSPPNSGEGSNSRAWVKMFKKPGGGLKKSYQPGSMLSLALTKGLLNEPGQNSCFLNSAVQVLWQLDIFRRSLRQLSGHFCLGDACIFCALKSIFSQFQQSRERVLPSDSLRNALAETFKDEQRFQLGLMDDAAECFENILERIHLHTVSDTATDACSSKSCITHQKFAMMLYEQFVCRCCGASSDPHPFTEFVHYVSTTALCQQVDRMLGKNERLRSDMFGELLQAANNTGDQRSCPSNCGQSIKIRRVLLNRPEIVTIGFVWDAEQSDLTDDVIRALGPRLNLCGLFNRVTDENAKRSELHLVGMICFSSKHYSAFAYHTKSSKWMFFDDATVKEIGSKWKDVASKCVRGHYQPLLLFYTNPEGSPVSSEDAPRQTTMWPRYKAQMNGDLTVKPPPGNPNKFQEPFLENLQRPSETSKKDRGHRKTDLSQHKEMAHARSSSPPENGPRTLVDQKLKTHPRSEKSSNHPSRGCQEPRGQSISTQGSGGGGGHSRKNNSSPSRPEQDSCREQDSRNKSKSTWRPIREVLNVDTVLNELEQRRQQQHDSPRHGKPPSQERAHGEQSRDREREYARAREDRRQKCLMTIYEDEQRHETESHSSVESESRANQQRGGRLKGGPKALLRSDTWTIQRTESGYESSDRLSSGSTNPDSPGVDGFVVKDQRSTPEAQLQSQLHRKGGDAKSSTTSSPSHNGKHQPKPQGKNHDQVPHSHLKCSPSARRKSKYTSSTSRKVVSSERDSAGSENRPSEPTSCKGHAGENAAQRHMAKTSSSEWNSSDDLALSEPDDGENTSANELRCPRVTSPCSPAGAATAEPLQLNSQRPLGRTGSPLQRISPHPGETGHPASRPRTLQEPFPPSPRLSPTSCACPHRRPDISGLRTFSDASSKSGSDPGRSTPSSCESEERSTGCRVERAAPAQEVSLTTYFTVDNCMTETYRLKYHNQRPLVLSASVPRAAVAGERRDTGHTLPTDTYSQDLPKARPETSHNSNKPTAKWNPVTAKGLDERGFL
- the usp53b gene encoding ubiquitin carboxyl-terminal hydrolase 53 isoform X3 → MKWMEPVARPAHQLPPSSMSSRSKSPPNSGEAAGSNSRAWVKMFKKPGGGLKKSYQPGSMLSLALTKGLLNEPGQNSCFLNSAVQVLWQLDIFRRSLRQLSGHFCLGDACIFCALKSIFSQFQQSRERVLPSDSLRNALAETFKDEQRFQLGLMDDAAECFENILERIHLHTVSDTATDACSSKSCITHQKFAMMLYEQFVCRCCGASSDPHPFTEFVHYVSTTALCQQVDRMLGKNERLRSDMFGELLQAANNTGDQRSCPSNCGQSIKIRRVLLNRPEIVTIGFVWDAEQSDLTDDVIRALGPRLNLCGLFNRVTDENAKRSELHLVGMICFSSKHYSAFAYHTKSSKWMFFDDATVKEIGSKWKDVASKCVRGHYQPLLLFYTNPEGSPVSSEDAPRQTTMWPRYKAQMNGDLTEMAHARSSSPPENGPRTLVDQKLKTHPRSEKSSNHPSRGCQEPRGQSISTQGSGGGGGHSRKNNSSPSRPEQDSCREQDSRNKSKSTWRPIREVLNVDTVLNELEQRRQQQHDSPRHGKPPSQERAHGEQSRDREREYARAREDRRQKCLMTIYEDEQRHETESHSSVESESRANQQRGGRLKGGPKALLRSDTWTIQRTESGYESSDRLSSGSTNPDSPGVDGFVVKDQRSTPEAQLQSQLHRKGGDAKSSTTSSPSHNGKHQPKPQGKNHDQVPHSHLKCSPSARRKSKYTSSTSRKVVSSERDSAGSENRPSEPTSCKGHAGENAAQRHMAKTSSSEWNSSDDLALSEPDDGENTSANELRCPRVTSPCSPAGAATAEPLQLNSQRPLGRTGSPLQRISPHPGETGHPASRPRTLQEPFPPSPRLSPTSCACPHRRPDISGLRTFSDASSKSGSDPGRSTPSSCESEERSTGCRVERAAPAQEVSLTTYFTVDNCMTETYRLKYHNQRPLVLSASVPRAAVAGERRDTGHTLPTDTYSQDLPKARPETSHNSNKPTAKWNPVTAKGLDERGFL